In the genome of Gloeotrichia echinulata CP02, one region contains:
- a CDS encoding DNA phosphorothioation-associated protein 4: protein MAETGRIRVAKDKADLVKALTSADGGTGPFQTFADVIVFAAALGAKHKKRVPLGEISKREPSPIRIEYFASMGNDILIKLLAINESKDIKVLSVNEEEYERERNHIFEEYANGGLEILEIELRGAVDYSERILLFLSYERLNKSEQDEEFDLSKFLS from the coding sequence ATGGCGGAAACTGGCAGAATCAGGGTTGCTAAGGATAAAGCTGATTTGGTGAAGGCGTTAACTTCTGCTGATGGTGGAACTGGGCCTTTTCAAACTTTTGCTGATGTGATTGTGTTTGCTGCTGCTTTGGGTGCGAAGCATAAGAAACGGGTACCTTTGGGGGAGATTTCTAAACGGGAACCTTCGCCCATCAGGATAGAGTATTTTGCTTCTATGGGAAATGATATTTTAATCAAATTATTAGCTATTAATGAAAGTAAAGATATTAAAGTGTTATCTGTGAACGAAGAAGAATATGAAAGGGAACGTAATCATATTTTTGAAGAGTACGCTAATGGAGGGTTAGAAATACTCGAAATTGAGTTGCGTGGAGCAGTTGATTATTCTGAGCGAATTTTATTATTTCTCAGTTATGAACGCCTGAATAAATCAGAACAAGATGAGGAATTTGATCTCAGCAAATTCCTGTCTTAA
- a CDS encoding DNA sulfur modification protein DndB yields the protein MTQTNQDSNNSVSSAVKAEFSGFIEPFFSQYHRDRCYPGLIFQQGKRKMLQINIPAGDFPALLVVKPAKENDPDSGKQRPEVPGHAEDIKNYIIEQADKGKPWILGTLTANVPLEKITVIELGRGICIVVIPRGVKLDITDGQHRKTAIQKLIEGDESHLISEDDFPITLVLEEDLDQCKKDFRDMAQTRKLDKALLLSFGVFEGRVGITKKLVEKVHIFYEKTDKIHDSPRIKYRYIYTNNFISRAVSCAFTNSPDSQLEDYDVEISSQALTNCLNKFFSECNNTKYISETNAKDLTLAEVRKFKDECLLGVSVGLEVLGRLLHFTYNKNSSYFDEEKISQLAQIDWRRTNPIWKNNLIRIDPNAKNPDKSYKLYTGATAVSDAVKTLKNELGWSENPSY from the coding sequence ATGACTCAAACAAACCAGGATAGCAACAATAGTGTTTCGTCAGCGGTCAAAGCTGAGTTTAGCGGCTTTATTGAGCCATTTTTCTCACAATATCACCGTGATCGCTGCTATCCGGGGCTGATTTTTCAGCAGGGAAAGCGGAAAATGCTGCAAATTAATATCCCTGCTGGAGATTTTCCCGCGCTTTTAGTAGTAAAACCTGCTAAAGAAAATGATCCTGATTCAGGTAAACAACGCCCAGAAGTCCCTGGTCATGCTGAGGACATCAAAAATTATATTATAGAGCAAGCAGACAAAGGAAAACCCTGGATTCTGGGGACGCTGACGGCAAATGTACCCTTAGAGAAAATAACAGTTATCGAATTAGGTAGGGGTATTTGTATAGTTGTCATTCCTCGTGGAGTCAAGTTAGATATTACAGATGGTCAACATCGTAAGACCGCTATTCAAAAATTGATTGAAGGTGATGAAAGTCACTTAATTAGTGAGGATGATTTTCCAATTACGCTCGTTTTAGAAGAAGACCTTGACCAGTGTAAAAAAGATTTTAGAGATATGGCTCAAACTAGAAAACTAGATAAAGCGTTACTATTATCATTTGGTGTATTTGAAGGTCGTGTTGGTATTACTAAAAAACTGGTAGAAAAAGTACACATATTCTATGAAAAGACTGACAAAATTCACGATTCTCCGCGTATTAAATATAGATACATTTACACAAATAACTTCATATCTAGGGCTGTAAGTTGTGCTTTTACAAATAGCCCAGATTCTCAACTTGAAGACTATGATGTAGAGATTTCATCTCAGGCTCTAACTAATTGTCTCAATAAGTTTTTCTCTGAGTGCAATAATACAAAATATATTTCTGAGACAAACGCGAAGGATTTGACTCTTGCTGAAGTGAGGAAATTTAAGGATGAATGTCTACTAGGTGTGAGTGTTGGTCTAGAAGTTCTAGGTCGATTGCTACACTTCACTTATAATAAAAACAGCAGTTATTTTGATGAAGAAAAAATTTCCCAACTTGCACAGATAGATTGGAGGAGAACTAATCCGATTTGGAAGAATAATTTAATTAGGATAGATCCTAATGCGAAGAATCCAGATAAGTCTTATAAACTATATACTGGTGCAACTGCAGTAAGTGATGCAGTCAAGACGCTCAAGAATGAACTAGGATGGAGCGAAAACCCTTCCTATTGA
- a CDS encoding DGQHR domain-containing protein encodes MKDNISNPSDIAREYLERDNKDKQVLALLLEKFLGRKDQILVQKTEMGGTEAYIGSVTLEWFAGRVHFASGLPLFQKKYNPDTDNIEIDADSIDEIQQRPLDWSRQAPLVQYLAARKNHKFPPVLVVINQPWVDNPQAAEWDSQGIARKSTTDFTPLDQDGKVGLLNISEDNVTIYALDGQHRLMGVQGLMELIKTSKLQRYKKDKTADDNFITVSDLIEQYQVDPAYLQSLPKEKIGIEFICAVAPGETRIQARRRVRSIFVHVNLMAAPLTKGQLAQLNEDDGFAIVSRKIATTHPLLAQQQNRNPRVNWNSATVAANSTVLTTLQALQDMSERYLGQKFPHWKPLEKGLIPMRPENEELEEGIKDFSQLFDALASLSSYKLLEGEDTPPLRRFSFEKDGGEGNMLFRPVGQVAVVQALGILVFKKGFSLAEISKKLRKFDHQGGFSGMEYPQSLWYGVLYDPNKKRVQVVGRDLAAKLLIYILGGVQDQMERAELRKALADARTVENKTIGFDGKFVEPKQVGLPPIL; translated from the coding sequence TACTTTTGGAGAAGTTCCTGGGGAGAAAAGATCAGATTCTCGTTCAGAAAACCGAGATGGGTGGAACTGAGGCTTATATTGGTTCTGTCACTCTAGAATGGTTTGCGGGTCGTGTTCACTTCGCCTCTGGCTTACCATTGTTTCAGAAAAAGTACAATCCTGACACTGATAATATCGAGATTGACGCCGATAGCATTGATGAAATTCAGCAGCGTCCCCTTGATTGGTCACGACAAGCACCCCTGGTACAATATTTAGCAGCTCGTAAAAATCACAAGTTTCCGCCAGTATTGGTAGTAATTAATCAACCTTGGGTGGATAATCCTCAAGCTGCTGAGTGGGATAGTCAGGGAATAGCGAGAAAATCTACCACCGATTTCACACCTCTAGATCAAGATGGTAAAGTAGGTTTACTCAATATTTCTGAGGATAATGTCACTATTTACGCCCTCGATGGTCAACACCGACTCATGGGGGTACAGGGACTAATGGAGTTAATTAAAACTAGCAAACTCCAGCGTTATAAAAAGGATAAGACGGCTGACGACAATTTTATTACTGTGTCTGATTTAATAGAACAATATCAAGTAGACCCAGCTTACCTGCAAAGCTTACCTAAAGAAAAAATTGGCATTGAATTTATCTGTGCGGTTGCGCCAGGAGAAACCCGCATCCAAGCCAGACGAAGAGTGAGATCTATTTTTGTCCATGTTAACTTAATGGCTGCACCTTTAACTAAAGGTCAATTAGCACAACTAAATGAGGATGATGGTTTTGCAATTGTGTCCAGAAAAATAGCCACTACTCATCCACTTTTAGCACAACAACAAAATCGCAACCCGCGTGTAAATTGGAATAGTGCAACCGTCGCAGCTAATTCTACAGTTTTGACCACATTGCAAGCTTTGCAAGATATGTCTGAGCGATATTTAGGGCAAAAATTCCCTCATTGGAAACCCTTGGAAAAAGGTCTAATTCCCATGCGTCCAGAAAATGAAGAATTGGAGGAGGGAATTAAAGATTTTAGTCAGTTATTCGATGCTTTAGCAAGTCTTTCTAGTTATAAATTATTGGAAGGAGAAGATACACCACCTTTGCGAAGATTCAGTTTTGAAAAGGATGGGGGTGAAGGAAATATGCTTTTCCGTCCTGTGGGTCAAGTAGCAGTAGTTCAAGCTTTAGGAATTTTGGTGTTTAAAAAAGGTTTTTCACTAGCAGAAATTTCCAAGAAACTGCGGAAGTTTGACCACCAAGGCGGCTTTAGCGGGATGGAATATCCACAATCTTTATGGTACGGCGTTTTGTATGACCCTAATAAAAAACGAGTCCAAGTTGTCGGAAGAGATTTAGCAGCGAAGTTACTAATTTATATCCTTGGTGGAGTTCAAGATCAGATGGAACGTGCTGAACTTCGCAAAGCTTTAGCTGATGCTAGAACTGTCGAAAATAAAACCATAGGCTTTGATGGTAAATTTGTTGAACCCAAGCAAGTAGGACTTCCACCAATTTTATAA
- a CDS encoding AAA family ATPase: MKLTSIKLCNFRSFYGKTPEINLAGGDVHNTTILHGNNGSGKTSLLNAFTWVLYEKFSAAFASVEQLVNKRAIAEAKVGQAVECWVEINWEHEGKRYNVKRQCRGYKNQTDFDIGKTELLMQVAGDDGRWYFPLQQPEEIIGQILPASLHQYFFFDGERIEEIVRSDKKAEIAEATKIFLGVEVINRSIRHLGEAKKNLENELKAIGDSEIKKLLREQEKIEKEIERITKRQTEIKQELEYQKTFKKETSIRLRELSAAKELQERRQDLDNQKAANQESLRQTREALKKLISGRGYTVLLSQTTTQFREIINDLKQRGELTSGISREFVNDLLKSQRCICGAELHAGSHTHEHVKIWLNRAGSSAVEETAIRMSAQVDEIDNQATAFWQEVDKEQARINQLRQTISQIEGELDNLQERLRKDANEEISSLQKRLDQIETKIDELNREQGANQQKISQWKAEIDVLGKQIAKQRVNEERQGLAQRRIYATQDAIERLTEVRNRQEKQFRMQLEKRVQEIFSQISFTPYIPKISDKYELTLVENTAGIEASVAASTGENQILSLSFIASIIDRVREWSENRKMLMIPDSSTFPIVMDSPFGSLDEISRRRIARTIPKLANQLIVLVTKTQWRGEVAEEMAERIGREYVLTYYSSKPDCEQDYIQLGKERYPLIRQSPNEFEYTEIMEVERDG, from the coding sequence ATGAAGCTGACTTCAATTAAACTGTGCAACTTTCGGTCATTTTATGGTAAAACACCAGAGATAAACCTAGCTGGGGGAGATGTTCACAATACCACGATTCTTCATGGGAATAATGGTTCGGGAAAAACCAGTTTACTGAATGCCTTTACGTGGGTATTATATGAGAAATTTAGTGCAGCATTTGCCTCAGTTGAACAGCTAGTGAATAAGCGAGCAATCGCCGAAGCTAAAGTGGGACAAGCTGTAGAATGTTGGGTAGAGATTAACTGGGAACATGAAGGTAAACGCTATAATGTCAAACGCCAGTGTCGGGGTTATAAAAATCAAACGGACTTTGATATTGGTAAAACAGAATTATTGATGCAGGTAGCTGGGGATGATGGAAGGTGGTATTTTCCCCTCCAGCAACCAGAGGAAATTATCGGACAAATCTTACCTGCTAGTTTACATCAATATTTCTTCTTTGACGGCGAACGGATTGAAGAAATAGTCCGTTCTGATAAAAAAGCGGAAATTGCAGAAGCCACAAAGATTTTTTTAGGGGTGGAAGTCATCAACCGTTCCATCAGACATTTGGGAGAAGCGAAAAAAAATCTAGAAAATGAGTTAAAAGCGATTGGCGATTCCGAAATTAAAAAACTGCTGCGCGAACAAGAAAAAATAGAAAAGGAAATTGAACGCATCACCAAACGCCAAACTGAGATCAAACAGGAATTAGAATACCAAAAAACCTTTAAAAAAGAGACGAGTATCCGCCTACGCGAACTCAGCGCAGCCAAGGAACTGCAAGAAAGAAGACAAGATTTAGATAACCAGAAAGCAGCGAACCAAGAAAGCCTGCGACAAACCAGAGAAGCGCTAAAAAAACTAATTTCTGGACGGGGTTATACAGTCTTACTCTCCCAAACTACAACACAGTTTCGCGAAATCATCAATGATTTGAAGCAGCGTGGTGAGTTAACCTCTGGAATTTCGCGGGAATTTGTCAACGATTTACTTAAGTCTCAACGCTGTATTTGCGGTGCAGAATTACATGCGGGGAGTCATACCCATGAACATGTAAAAATCTGGTTAAATAGAGCAGGTTCTTCAGCGGTGGAAGAAACGGCGATTCGGATGAGCGCTCAAGTAGATGAAATTGACAACCAAGCAACAGCATTTTGGCAAGAAGTTGACAAAGAACAAGCTAGAATTAATCAGTTACGCCAAACCATATCGCAAATTGAAGGTGAATTAGATAATCTTCAAGAACGGTTACGCAAAGATGCTAATGAAGAAATTAGCAGTTTACAGAAACGGTTAGACCAGATTGAAACTAAAATCGATGAATTAAATAGAGAACAGGGTGCAAATCAGCAGAAAATTTCGCAATGGAAAGCGGAAATTGATGTCTTAGGTAAACAAATTGCTAAACAGCGGGTAAACGAAGAAAGACAAGGATTAGCACAGCGCCGCATTTACGCCACCCAAGATGCAATTGAACGGTTAACCGAAGTCCGTAATCGCCAAGAAAAACAATTTCGTATGCAACTCGAAAAGCGGGTACAGGAAATATTTTCCCAGATTTCTTTTACACCCTACATTCCCAAAATCAGCGATAAATATGAACTAACACTAGTAGAAAATACAGCGGGTATCGAAGCGTCGGTTGCAGCTTCTACAGGTGAGAATCAAATTCTCAGTTTATCATTTATTGCTAGCATTATTGACAGAGTGCGCGAATGGAGTGAAAACCGAAAAATGCTGATGATTCCTGATAGTAGCACCTTCCCAATAGTCATGGATTCGCCCTTTGGTAGTTTGGATGAAATTTCTCGGCGACGCATTGCGAGAACCATTCCCAAATTAGCGAATCAGTTGATTGTGTTAGTTACTAAAACGCAATGGCGCGGTGAAGTAGCAGAAGAAATGGCTGAGAGAATTGGTAGGGAATATGTACTTACTTATTATTCTTCCAAACCTGATTGCGAACAGGATTATATTCAGTTGGGTAAGGAAAGATATCCATTGATTCGGCAAAGTCCTAATGAGTTTGAGTATACTGAAATTATGGAGGTTGAACGAGATGGGTGA
- a CDS encoding DNA phosphorothioation system restriction enzyme, with product MYLTRNSVQQLPSFRLKLPLVAENKGTYQTQQPLPGCPKIPLSVQLRPYQRQAITNWFANHGRGTLKMATGSGKTITALAIACELYQQIGLQVLLVVCPYRHLVTQWARECDKFNLQPILAFENLRSWQSQLSTQLYNLRSGSVRFVTVITTNSTLIGDGLQSQLKYFPDKTLIIGDEAHNLGAPKLEESLPRRVGLRLALSATPERYFDDFGTQSLFDYFGPVLEPEFTLQDAIACGALVHYQYNPILVELTEAESIAYLKLTKRIGRSLLYRERENVGVGDFEDHEDLKPLLMQRARLIGTAENKLTALQELMTTRRETTHTLFYCSDGSQETGQRSSLRQLKAVAKILGGELGYKVSTYTAQTSLQEREILRHQFESGELQGLVAIRCLDEGVDIPAIQTAVILSSSGNPRQFIQRRGRVLRPHPGKERATIFDMIVLPPELDRETLEVERNLLKKELRRFVEFADLADNSGEARMKLLNLQKRYGLLDI from the coding sequence ATGTACCTGACGCGAAATTCAGTGCAACAACTGCCCTCTTTTCGATTAAAACTACCATTGGTAGCGGAAAATAAGGGCACTTATCAGACTCAGCAACCATTACCAGGATGTCCTAAAATACCTTTATCTGTGCAGTTGCGGCCTTATCAGCGACAAGCTATTACTAACTGGTTTGCGAATCATGGCAGGGGTACGCTAAAAATGGCTACTGGTAGTGGTAAGACAATCACAGCACTGGCGATCGCTTGCGAATTGTACCAACAGATAGGCTTACAAGTCTTGTTGGTGGTGTGTCCCTATCGTCATCTTGTCACCCAATGGGCGCGAGAATGTGACAAATTTAACCTGCAGCCCATTTTAGCTTTCGAGAATTTACGCAGTTGGCAAAGTCAACTTTCCACCCAACTTTATAATCTGCGTTCTGGTTCGGTTCGATTTGTCACGGTCATTACCACCAACTCCACATTAATTGGAGATGGTTTGCAGTCGCAACTCAAGTATTTTCCCGATAAGACTTTAATTATTGGCGATGAAGCACATAATCTAGGCGCACCCAAGTTAGAGGAAAGTCTACCACGGCGCGTGGGGTTACGATTAGCTTTGTCTGCCACACCGGAAAGGTATTTTGATGATTTTGGTACTCAATCGTTGTTTGATTATTTCGGTCCTGTTCTGGAGCCTGAGTTCACCTTGCAAGATGCGATCGCTTGTGGTGCTTTGGTGCATTATCAATATAATCCCATTTTGGTGGAATTAACTGAGGCAGAAAGCATTGCTTATTTAAAACTTACCAAAAGGATTGGGCGATCGCTCTTGTACCGCGAACGCGAAAATGTAGGAGTGGGGGATTTTGAAGACCATGAAGATTTAAAGCCATTGTTAATGCAACGAGCGCGGTTAATCGGTACTGCTGAAAATAAATTAACCGCTTTGCAAGAGTTAATGACTACTCGACGCGAAACAACGCATACACTTTTTTATTGTAGCGATGGTTCCCAAGAAACAGGACAACGTTCATCCCTGCGCCAACTTAAAGCCGTCGCGAAAATTCTCGGTGGTGAATTAGGTTATAAAGTCAGCACCTACACCGCGCAAACTTCTTTACAAGAAAGAGAAATTTTACGCCATCAATTTGAAAGTGGTGAATTGCAGGGTTTAGTCGCTATTCGCTGTTTAGATGAAGGCGTTGATATTCCCGCAATTCAAACTGCGGTAATTTTGTCAAGTTCGGGAAACCCCCGCCAATTTATCCAGCGTCGCGGGCGAGTTTTACGCCCTCACCCTGGTAAGGAACGCGCTACCATCTTTGACATGATTGTATTACCGCCAGAGTTAGATCGAGAAACTTTAGAAGTTGAGCGGAATTTGTTAAAAAAGGAGTTACGCCGTTTTGTCGAGTTTGCTGATTTAGCTGATAATTCAGGCGAAGCGAGGATGAAGTTACTCAACTTACAAAAGCGTTATGGTTTATTGGATATTTGA
- a CDS encoding Uma2 family endonuclease — MTISQSHPYISPEAYLEAEKTSPIKHEYIQGQIYAMAGASDSHVTITANLVTLLRNHIRGSGCRLYVADMKISIQSLDIFYYPDIMVSCDQRDTNFEYFKRYPSLIIEVLSPSTEAVDRGDKFSDYQELDTLQEYVLVNQNRQRVDCFRRNYEGRWVLYSYRDNQELQLTSLNFSCPLVDVYEDVTFLGNWRK, encoded by the coding sequence ATGACTATTAGCCAATCTCACCCCTATATTTCCCCAGAAGCATACCTAGAAGCTGAAAAAACCAGCCCCATTAAACATGAATATATCCAAGGACAAATTTATGCAATGGCAGGGGCTAGTGATAGCCATGTGACAATTACTGCTAATTTAGTCACCCTACTGAGAAATCACATTCGCGGTTCAGGATGTCGTCTTTACGTCGCTGACATGAAAATTAGTATTCAATCTCTGGATATTTTTTACTATCCTGATATTATGGTTAGTTGTGACCAAAGGGATACAAATTTTGAATATTTCAAACGCTATCCCAGCTTAATTATTGAAGTTTTATCACCCTCTACAGAAGCTGTAGACCGAGGTGATAAATTTAGTGACTATCAAGAATTAGACACGTTACAAGAATACGTTTTAGTTAATCAAAATCGTCAACGTGTTGATTGTTTCCGACGCAATTATGAAGGAAGATGGGTTCTTTATAGTTATAGAGACAATCAAGAATTACAATTAACCAGCTTGAATTTTTCTTGTCCTCTAGTCGATGTTTATGAAGATGTTACTTTTTTAGGCAATTGGCGTAAATGA
- the lexA gene encoding transcriptional repressor LexA, whose protein sequence is MERLTEAQQELYEWLGEYIRTHQHSPSIRQMMHAMNLKSPAPIQSRLEHLRTKGYIEWTEGKARTIRVLQTTTQGVPILGTIAAGGLIEPFSDAVDHLDVSHLSLPPQTYALRVAGDSMIEDLIADGDLVFLRPVPEPEHLKNGTIVAARVEGHGTTLKRFYRQDNRVTLKPANRNYHPIEVHAMQVQVQGSLIAVWRDYN, encoded by the coding sequence ATATCCGCACCCACCAGCATTCTCCTTCAATTCGCCAAATGATGCACGCAATGAATCTCAAGTCACCAGCACCGATTCAAAGCCGCTTGGAACATTTACGCACCAAGGGATACATTGAATGGACTGAAGGTAAGGCGCGAACAATTCGAGTGTTACAAACAACAACACAAGGTGTACCGATTTTGGGAACTATCGCTGCTGGGGGTTTAATTGAACCCTTTAGCGATGCGGTCGATCATCTAGATGTTTCTCATTTGTCCTTACCTCCCCAAACCTACGCTTTGCGCGTAGCTGGTGACAGTATGATTGAAGACTTAATTGCTGATGGCGATTTAGTCTTTTTGCGTCCAGTACCAGAACCAGAACATCTCAAAAATGGTACCATCGTCGCCGCTAGAGTTGAGGGACATGGTACCACATTAAAGCGCTTTTATCGCCAGGACAATCGCGTTACCCTCAAACCCGCAAATCGCAATTATCATCCCATCGAAGTCCACGCCATGCAAGTCCAAGTACAAGGTTCCTTGATTGCTGTATGGCGTGATTACAATTAG
- a CDS encoding DUF3370 family protein, whose protein sequence is MFLKKSSVALAFLLTLSNSNALAFSDTQTYWAKNCVQQLGERKLITGYPDGSFRPEATVTRAEAAVLMLNAFPDAPVKRDATIYKDVPANYWAAKAISTASQKGFFSGYPGGLFQPKEPIPRAQIIGVVAGAKNYSIVSNPQQTLQQYFDDAGQIPNYAQNAIAQATINNIVVNYPQIKQLKPQQRATRGEVAALICRALNIYTVPPQYIAGVEVFPQEVRALPGKLDTIPTFNSNSPELVTTPGILLSTFPPDGKLVQEAHLNYPFQGRFDLFSHHIFRAARPSQSPRLYQGIIVYNSGNEPATLQILHAASYLSQEAPFIPLPNILENPQGTVYSGPGSRTMNDVLRGVRQGIFPEKVVIEPGETQILASLPISSSNGRTTMMRLSSDRPVYLANLAKNSERPPTLAEWQNLLNTGSLAGIRDPIPTPLDPPREPTVFSRVAGVSQGTQWNAQITDNVNTSALRIPQPGKAFSYPLGTVHLITLSTGQIQSAPMLKRYADTAYFAHSNYGVEYNLTLPLENTSNEIRHVSVSIQTPVKDEGGTDRLLFLKPRVEQIFFRGTVRVRYRDDNGGEITRYVHLVQRRGELGEPLVRLKMLGNEKREVQVDFLYPPDSTPPQVLTVRTEG, encoded by the coding sequence ATGTTTCTCAAAAAAAGTTCCGTAGCACTCGCCTTTCTCCTAACTCTATCAAACTCCAACGCCTTAGCCTTTTCTGACACCCAAACTTACTGGGCAAAAAATTGTGTCCAGCAACTAGGAGAACGTAAACTAATTACAGGCTACCCAGACGGTAGTTTTCGCCCAGAAGCAACGGTGACAAGGGCTGAAGCTGCGGTGCTGATGCTAAATGCTTTCCCTGATGCACCAGTCAAACGGGATGCTACTATATATAAGGATGTACCTGCTAATTATTGGGCAGCGAAAGCAATTTCCACTGCTTCCCAAAAGGGGTTTTTTTCTGGTTATCCGGGTGGACTGTTCCAACCTAAAGAGCCAATTCCTCGCGCCCAAATTATTGGTGTGGTAGCTGGGGCGAAAAATTATAGTATTGTATCCAACCCACAGCAGACATTACAACAATATTTTGACGATGCGGGACAAATTCCGAATTACGCGCAAAATGCGATCGCTCAAGCTACGATCAACAATATCGTCGTCAACTATCCCCAAATCAAACAGCTAAAACCCCAGCAAAGAGCTACGAGAGGAGAAGTAGCAGCCTTGATATGTCGAGCGTTAAATATCTACACGGTTCCCCCACAATATATAGCCGGTGTGGAAGTCTTTCCGCAAGAGGTACGCGCTTTACCTGGAAAACTCGATACTATCCCCACTTTTAACAGCAATAGTCCCGAACTGGTAACAACCCCAGGAATTTTACTCTCAACCTTCCCCCCAGATGGAAAACTGGTACAGGAAGCACATTTAAATTATCCGTTTCAAGGGAGATTTGATTTATTTTCCCATCATATCTTTCGCGCCGCTAGACCATCCCAAAGTCCCAGGCTTTACCAAGGTATCATCGTCTATAATTCGGGGAATGAACCTGCGACTTTGCAAATATTGCACGCAGCGAGTTATCTCTCCCAGGAAGCACCGTTTATTCCTTTGCCAAATATCCTGGAAAATCCCCAAGGTACAGTTTACTCTGGCCCTGGTAGTCGGACAATGAATGATGTCTTACGCGGAGTTAGGCAAGGGATTTTTCCCGAAAAGGTGGTGATTGAACCAGGCGAAACTCAGATACTGGCGAGCTTACCAATTTCCTCATCTAATGGTCGCACGACGATGATGCGCCTGTCAAGCGATCGCCCAGTGTATTTAGCCAATTTAGCCAAAAATAGCGAACGCCCTCCTACCTTAGCCGAGTGGCAAAATCTCCTAAATACAGGCAGTTTAGCAGGAATTCGCGACCCTATACCCACGCCCCTCGACCCTCCCAGAGAACCCACGGTTTTTAGTCGTGTCGCTGGTGTCTCCCAAGGGACGCAATGGAATGCACAAATTACAGATAATGTCAATACATCTGCCTTGAGGATACCGCAGCCAGGAAAGGCGTTTTCTTATCCTTTGGGTACTGTGCATTTAATTACTCTTAGCACCGGACAAATACAGAGTGCCCCCATGCTGAAACGCTATGCTGATACGGCTTACTTTGCCCACAGTAATTATGGTGTGGAATATAATCTAACTTTACCTTTAGAGAATACTAGTAATGAAATTCGCCATGTGAGTGTATCAATACAGACTCCGGTGAAGGATGAAGGGGGAACTGATAGACTGCTGTTTTTAAAGCCACGGGTGGAACAAATTTTCTTTCGGGGTACGGTGCGGGTGCGTTACCGGGATGATAATGGTGGAGAAATCACGCGCTATGTGCATTTGGTACAGCGTCGGGGAGAATTGGGTGAACCTTTGGTGAGGTTGAAGATGTTGGGAAACGAGAAGCGGGAAGTACAGGTGGATTTTTTGTATCCTCCTGATTCTACACCGCCGCAAGTTTTGACGGTGCGAACTGAGGGGTGA